One region of Pedococcus aerophilus genomic DNA includes:
- a CDS encoding O-antigen ligase family protein, whose amino-acid sequence MSTTTGRHAAPPRERPPTVAPRPPRAEGGAPGLQTSAGRSTEESDAPDGQPSSGWPLYLCCILLVACTIPWRRGTYFSGGLDPVVALKGLIGAAGLALSFYLSRDRGSQLRLGARTIALATSYLVISVIGGWAAGTTLPSLVIAVRVAMLLASLAFLLQAFGIARVVPAMLRTMGLLAALAIATGIGTLASGRLQGGIPPLAPNEIAFLCGALLLLTVHRIVEREATRGELPLAALLAALVWLTGSRTTAATLAVALVVIIIQARRFSVPAFLALVAAVPAVAYAVLATSAVTDMLLRGGSQNVTTLSSRTIAWQAALTMDTSTYQRWFGGGLTMKHIPVGGQYWQTQLLDSSWVSGLVQTGILGLAVIGLWVLTTTVAALRTPRPWRPLWLGLLVFIVFRSLLESGLFDASTSFIVFALVSLASEHSTRVSGAEEVDAAAQPRRETSPSSLATADR is encoded by the coding sequence GTGAGCACGACCACGGGACGCCACGCCGCCCCGCCCCGGGAGCGACCTCCCACCGTGGCGCCACGCCCTCCCCGAGCCGAGGGCGGTGCTCCGGGTCTCCAGACGTCGGCCGGCCGGTCCACGGAGGAGTCCGACGCGCCCGACGGCCAGCCCTCGAGCGGGTGGCCGCTGTACCTGTGCTGCATCCTGCTCGTCGCCTGCACGATCCCCTGGCGTCGTGGGACGTACTTCTCCGGCGGCCTCGACCCCGTCGTGGCGCTCAAGGGCCTCATCGGTGCGGCCGGGCTGGCGCTCTCGTTCTACCTGTCGCGGGACCGCGGCAGCCAGCTGCGGCTCGGCGCCCGCACGATCGCCCTGGCCACGTCGTACCTGGTGATCTCGGTCATCGGCGGCTGGGCGGCAGGGACGACTCTCCCGTCGCTGGTCATCGCGGTCCGGGTGGCGATGCTGCTCGCCAGCCTGGCGTTCCTGCTGCAGGCCTTCGGCATCGCCCGCGTCGTGCCGGCCATGCTGCGCACCATGGGCCTGCTCGCCGCCCTCGCCATCGCCACCGGCATCGGGACGCTCGCCAGCGGACGCCTCCAGGGCGGGATCCCCCCGCTGGCGCCCAACGAGATCGCCTTCCTCTGCGGTGCCCTGCTCCTGCTCACCGTGCACCGGATCGTCGAGCGCGAGGCGACGCGCGGGGAGCTGCCCCTCGCGGCGCTGCTCGCCGCCCTGGTCTGGCTGACCGGGTCGCGCACCACGGCGGCGACGCTCGCGGTCGCCCTGGTCGTCATCATCATCCAGGCCCGCCGGTTCTCCGTGCCCGCCTTCCTCGCCCTGGTGGCGGCCGTGCCGGCCGTGGCGTATGCCGTCCTGGCCACGAGCGCGGTCACGGACATGCTGCTGCGTGGCGGGAGCCAGAACGTCACGACGCTCAGCTCGCGCACCATCGCCTGGCAGGCCGCCCTGACCATGGACACCTCGACCTACCAACGGTGGTTCGGTGGCGGGCTGACCATGAAGCACATCCCCGTCGGTGGCCAGTACTGGCAGACCCAGCTGCTCGACAGCAGCTGGGTCTCGGGGCTGGTGCAGACCGGCATCCTCGGGCTCGCGGTGATCGGGCTGTGGGTGCTCACGACCACCGTGGCGGCCCTGCGCACCCCCCGGCCGTGGCGTCCGCTGTGGTTGGGCCTGCTCGTCTTCATCGTGTTCCGCAGCCTGCTCGAGAGCGGCTTGTTCGACGCCAGCACGTCGTTCATCGTCTTCGCCCTGGTGAGCCTGGCCTCCGAGCACTCGACCCGGGTGTCGGGTGCGGAGGAGGTCGACGCGGCTGCTCAGCCGCGCCGTGAGACCTCGCCCAGCAGCCTGGCCACCGCAGACCGGTAG
- a CDS encoding adenylyltransferase/cytidyltransferase family protein produces MTGQGQPGPPQWAGRQGQGVRGYVPGVFDLFHIGHLNILRAAREQCDWLIAGVVTDDKAYRAKAKYPVIPLAERVAILEHITLVDEVVVEHQPSKLDVWREHPFDVIFKGDDWRGTAKGRQLETDFSTVGVEVAYFPYTMQTSSTLLRAALESAAS; encoded by the coding sequence ATGACTGGACAGGGACAGCCGGGACCGCCGCAGTGGGCCGGGCGACAGGGGCAGGGCGTGCGTGGTTACGTACCGGGGGTCTTCGACCTCTTCCACATCGGCCACCTCAACATCCTCCGGGCCGCGCGCGAGCAGTGCGACTGGCTCATCGCCGGGGTCGTCACCGACGACAAGGCCTACCGCGCCAAGGCGAAGTACCCCGTGATCCCCCTCGCCGAGCGCGTGGCCATCCTCGAGCACATCACGCTCGTCGACGAGGTCGTCGTGGAGCACCAGCCGAGCAAGCTCGACGTCTGGCGCGAGCACCCGTTCGACGTGATCTTCAAGGGCGACGACTGGCGCGGCACGGCCAAGGGCCGCCAGCTCGAGACCGACTTCTCGACCGTCGGGGTCGAGGTCGCCTACTTCCCGTACACGATGCAGACCTCGAGCACCCTCCTGCGCGCCGCCCTCGAGTCCGCCGCGTCCTGA
- a CDS encoding Gfo/Idh/MocA family oxidoreductase, with amino-acid sequence MELDVIRLGVVGLGKMGLSHLAIFKAHPEVELAAVCDSTGYVLDVLAKYTGVTTYKDMGVMLREARLDAVVIATPSHLHAPMVRSALEAGVHVFCEKPFTLDDADGQALTQLAAERGLVTQVGYHNRFVAAFGELKALIESGALGDVTHVVAEAYGPVVLAPKGGTWRSRKSSGGGCLYDYAAHPIDLVQWYLGSPTSVAGSRLNRIFSAETDDEVVSTLMYPDDVTAQVSVNWSDESQRKMTTKISVWGTAGRAFADRQELQVYLRDTAPVPEGYRTGWNVRYTTELSEQPWFYLRGEEYSAQADAFVQRVKARSREGANTFESGVATDRILTMISRDAAAAASAPAASEPLGTISTNLPLNGRPTSTTTTRRRRSLPGRVPAALRTLRTLRPRRSRKAA; translated from the coding sequence ATGGAGCTGGACGTGATCAGGCTGGGCGTCGTCGGGTTGGGGAAGATGGGACTCTCCCACCTGGCCATCTTCAAGGCCCATCCGGAGGTCGAGCTGGCCGCCGTCTGCGACTCCACGGGGTACGTTCTGGACGTCCTGGCCAAGTACACAGGTGTCACGACGTACAAGGACATGGGCGTCATGCTGCGCGAGGCGCGCCTCGACGCCGTCGTCATCGCCACCCCGTCCCACCTGCACGCACCCATGGTGCGGTCGGCCCTCGAGGCAGGTGTCCACGTCTTCTGCGAGAAGCCCTTCACGCTCGACGACGCCGACGGCCAGGCGCTCACGCAGCTCGCCGCCGAGCGCGGCCTGGTGACCCAGGTGGGCTACCACAACCGCTTCGTCGCAGCCTTCGGCGAGCTCAAGGCGCTCATCGAGTCCGGCGCCCTCGGTGACGTGACCCACGTCGTCGCCGAGGCCTACGGGCCCGTCGTGCTCGCCCCCAAGGGCGGCACCTGGCGCAGCCGCAAGTCCTCCGGCGGCGGGTGCCTCTACGACTACGCGGCCCACCCCATCGACCTCGTCCAGTGGTACCTCGGCTCCCCCACCTCGGTGGCCGGCAGCCGCCTCAACCGCATCTTCTCGGCCGAGACCGACGACGAGGTCGTCAGCACGCTGATGTACCCCGACGACGTCACCGCGCAGGTGTCGGTGAACTGGTCGGACGAGTCCCAGCGCAAGATGACCACGAAGATCAGCGTCTGGGGCACCGCCGGTCGCGCCTTCGCCGACCGCCAGGAGCTCCAGGTCTACCTGCGCGACACCGCACCGGTCCCCGAGGGGTACCGCACCGGCTGGAACGTCCGGTACACCACCGAGCTCAGCGAGCAGCCCTGGTTCTACCTGCGCGGCGAGGAGTACAGCGCACAGGCCGACGCCTTCGTCCAGCGCGTCAAGGCGCGCAGCCGCGAGGGGGCCAACACCTTCGAGTCCGGGGTGGCGACCGACCGCATCCTCACGATGATCTCCCGCGACGCCGCTGCGGCGGCCTCGGCGCCGGCTGCCAGCGAACCCCTCGGAACCATCTCGACGAACCTGCCCCTGAACGGTCGACCCACCTCCACGACGACCACCAGGCGCCGTCGCTCGCTGCCCGGCCGGGTCCCCGCCGCGCTCCGAACCCTCCGCACTCTCCGGCCCCGGCGCTCGAGGAAGGCAGCCTGA
- a CDS encoding right-handed parallel beta-helix repeat-containing protein, with the protein MIDISSTSTAVTRRTTFVRGRRLSRTGWVVGLTLALVAGIAPWSPTGAQSPASAATGRRADTGGSVAPGVARYPYPGGAIFVSPSGNDAAPGTSSRPVRTIARGIQLSPSRGTVVLRGGTYHESVTIFKTVTLQSYPGEAVWLDGSVPISGWTKVGSVWRHNGWTPRFDSSPTYTKGAADGTAPGWGFVNPAFPMAAHPDMVFRDGVSQRQVKSLSLVKPGTFYLDTATSQLYVGSDPSGAAMRGTDLAKALSVRAPDVLIRGFGIRRFGNSVWHMGAITLESPRNALANMVIDQMATTGVAAIASDIVLNQVSVLRSGLLGVHASTADRLRVLNSRLVGNNAERFNTAPVSGGIKVGRLRTITVSGTTISANWGHGFWADQSVYDTRLLHNNIESNQGTGVFLEISSLAVVVDNLIGRNTGNGIKVNNTSNVRIWNNTIVANHRELNIVADSRLASNTSWGHDPRRPDPDPTMTWVLGPVQVRNNVIGLARGGNCLTCVEDYTFRRSAEQIGVTTGGNIYNRPAGSTPTWTHVWSSGRTNPYVFTGLGSFQRATGQDRTSVSYEHGPVVTLSGKLTPGARTKGAAIAAPLPADLAKLSGLTAGSRRVGVWGR; encoded by the coding sequence ATGATCGACATCTCCAGCACGTCCACCGCCGTCACCCGACGCACGACCTTCGTCCGAGGGCGCCGCCTGAGCCGCACCGGATGGGTCGTCGGCCTGACCCTGGCGCTCGTCGCGGGCATCGCCCCGTGGTCGCCGACCGGCGCCCAGAGCCCCGCCTCGGCGGCCACCGGTCGTCGGGCGGACACGGGTGGCTCGGTCGCCCCCGGCGTGGCCCGCTACCCCTACCCGGGTGGTGCGATCTTCGTCTCCCCCTCCGGCAACGACGCAGCCCCCGGCACCTCGAGCCGTCCCGTGCGGACCATCGCCCGCGGCATCCAGCTCAGCCCCTCGCGCGGGACCGTCGTCCTGCGCGGCGGGACGTACCACGAGAGCGTCACGATCTTCAAGACCGTGACCCTGCAGAGCTACCCCGGCGAGGCCGTGTGGCTCGACGGCAGCGTCCCGATCAGCGGCTGGACCAAGGTCGGGTCCGTCTGGCGCCACAACGGCTGGACCCCGCGCTTCGACTCCAGCCCCACCTACACCAAGGGCGCCGCGGACGGCACCGCTCCCGGCTGGGGCTTCGTCAACCCGGCGTTCCCCATGGCCGCCCACCCCGACATGGTCTTCCGCGACGGCGTCTCCCAGCGTCAGGTGAAGTCGCTCTCCCTGGTCAAGCCCGGCACCTTCTACCTCGACACCGCGACCTCCCAGCTCTACGTCGGCAGCGACCCGAGCGGCGCGGCGATGCGTGGCACCGACCTCGCCAAGGCCCTCTCGGTCCGGGCGCCCGACGTGCTGATCCGCGGCTTCGGCATCCGCCGGTTCGGCAACAGCGTCTGGCACATGGGGGCCATCACCCTCGAGTCGCCGCGCAACGCCCTGGCCAACATGGTGATCGACCAGATGGCCACGACCGGTGTCGCCGCGATCGCGTCGGACATCGTCCTCAACCAGGTCTCCGTCCTCCGTAGCGGCCTGCTCGGGGTGCACGCCTCGACCGCCGACCGACTCCGGGTGCTCAACAGCCGCCTGGTCGGCAACAACGCCGAGCGCTTCAACACCGCCCCGGTCTCCGGCGGCATCAAGGTCGGGCGCCTGCGGACCATCACGGTCAGCGGCACGACGATCTCCGCCAACTGGGGCCACGGCTTCTGGGCCGACCAGTCGGTCTACGACACCCGCCTGCTGCACAACAACATCGAGTCCAACCAGGGCACCGGGGTGTTCCTCGAGATCTCGTCGCTGGCCGTCGTCGTGGACAACCTCATCGGCCGCAACACCGGCAACGGCATCAAGGTCAACAACACGAGCAACGTCCGGATCTGGAACAACACCATCGTGGCCAACCACCGCGAGCTCAACATCGTCGCCGACTCCCGGCTGGCCTCCAACACCAGCTGGGGCCACGACCCGCGCCGTCCCGACCCCGACCCCACCATGACCTGGGTCCTCGGGCCGGTGCAGGTCCGCAACAACGTCATCGGCCTGGCCCGGGGTGGCAACTGCCTCACCTGCGTCGAGGACTACACGTTCCGCCGCAGCGCCGAGCAGATCGGCGTGACCACGGGCGGCAACATCTACAACCGTCCGGCCGGGTCGACCCCGACGTGGACGCACGTGTGGAGCAGCGGCCGGACGAACCCGTACGTCTTCACCGGGCTGGGCTCCTTCCAGCGCGCCACCGGCCAGGACCGCACGAGCGTCTCCTACGAGCACGGTCCGGTCGTCACCCTGAGCGGCAAGCTCACCCCCGGCGCCCGCACCAAGGGTGCAGCCATCGCCGCACCCCTCCCGGCGGACCTCGCGAAGCTGAGCGGTCTCACGGCGGGTTCGCGCCGCGTCGGGGTCTGGGGCCGCTGA
- a CDS encoding polysaccharide biosynthesis tyrosine autokinase, with amino-acid sequence MTLRAYLQILLKRWRIVVAATLLVLSAAAAFTYFTPPTYAASSIAFVSINSPGSSESSSIYQSSQFAMQRVKSYTEVVKSPDVLQPVIDELDLPMTVQELRRVVTAENEVDTVLITVTATDRSPTRAQAISNAVNTQLGLAVEKLETPRAGGVSPVKMTTTVPAATPRYPISPRVTLNLALGLIAGLAFGVVVAVIREQQDTTVKGEELEQLTGRAPLALVGVIPNAKTKPLITMEGHGRGVEEFRSLRANLQFVDVDQPPRVIVVTSPLAGEGKTTTACNLAIALAQSSLKVCLVEADMRRPQAANLLGIDGSIGLSNVVAGQLDLADALMPWHRGLLQFLAAGTTPPDPSKLLGSKNMQALLETLRADFDYVIIDAPPILPVSDAAVLAHNTDGAVLVTRYGKTRREHVTRSVADLAAVQARLIGAVITMVPARGQRSLRGHDEDYAALAAADNDWVGASAPLAQGARRTPQRGRHEPPEAAPGPSDEFVDLERDLDIYRDDALAPAPSPAAEPSSPASAPPTSEVGSSTHGEAPSAPARPNSQRRAKQRRAQRRATRPQGSGNEQDQPTTDREDSLT; translated from the coding sequence ATGACCTTGCGCGCCTACCTGCAGATCCTGCTCAAGCGGTGGCGGATCGTCGTCGCCGCCACCCTGCTCGTCCTGTCCGCCGCCGCGGCGTTCACCTACTTCACCCCCCCGACGTATGCCGCGTCCTCCATCGCGTTCGTCTCCATCAACTCCCCGGGGTCGTCGGAGTCCTCGTCGATCTACCAGAGCTCGCAGTTCGCCATGCAGCGCGTGAAGTCGTACACGGAGGTCGTGAAGAGCCCTGACGTGCTCCAGCCGGTCATCGACGAGCTCGACCTGCCGATGACCGTCCAGGAGCTGCGCCGCGTGGTCACGGCGGAGAACGAGGTCGACACCGTCCTGATCACGGTCACGGCCACCGACCGCTCCCCCACCCGCGCGCAGGCGATCTCCAACGCGGTGAACACCCAGCTCGGCCTCGCCGTCGAGAAGCTCGAGACGCCCCGCGCCGGCGGCGTCTCCCCGGTCAAGATGACGACCACCGTGCCGGCGGCGACCCCCCGCTACCCCATCTCCCCCCGCGTCACGCTCAACCTCGCGCTGGGCCTCATCGCCGGGCTGGCCTTCGGCGTCGTCGTCGCCGTGATCCGCGAGCAGCAGGACACCACGGTCAAGGGCGAGGAGCTCGAGCAGCTCACCGGTCGTGCGCCGCTCGCCCTGGTCGGCGTCATCCCCAACGCCAAGACCAAGCCGCTGATCACCATGGAGGGACACGGCCGGGGCGTCGAGGAGTTCCGCTCGCTGCGGGCCAACCTCCAGTTCGTCGACGTCGACCAGCCGCCTCGCGTCATCGTGGTGACCTCGCCGCTCGCGGGCGAGGGCAAGACGACCACGGCCTGCAACCTGGCCATCGCGCTGGCCCAGTCCTCCCTCAAGGTCTGCCTCGTGGAGGCCGACATGCGTCGCCCCCAGGCCGCGAACCTGCTCGGCATCGACGGCTCCATCGGCCTGTCCAACGTGGTCGCCGGGCAGCTCGACCTCGCGGACGCCCTCATGCCGTGGCACCGCGGCCTGCTGCAGTTCCTCGCTGCCGGCACCACGCCCCCCGACCCCAGCAAGCTCCTGGGCTCCAAGAACATGCAGGCCCTGCTCGAGACGCTGCGGGCGGACTTCGACTACGTCATCATCGACGCTCCGCCGATCCTGCCCGTGAGCGATGCAGCCGTCCTCGCCCACAACACCGACGGAGCTGTGCTGGTCACGCGGTACGGCAAGACCCGTCGCGAGCACGTCACGCGCTCGGTCGCAGACCTCGCAGCGGTGCAGGCACGCCTCATCGGAGCCGTCATCACCATGGTCCCGGCGCGCGGACAGCGCTCGCTGCGCGGCCACGACGAGGACTACGCGGCCCTCGCCGCCGCCGACAACGACTGGGTGGGCGCGAGCGCCCCCCTCGCCCAGGGAGCACGGCGCACACCCCAGCGCGGACGCCACGAGCCGCCCGAGGCCGCGCCCGGTCCCTCGGACGAGTTCGTCGACCTCGAGCGCGACCTCGACATCTACCGCGACGACGCCCTCGCCCCGGCTCCGTCCCCCGCGGCCGAGCCCTCCAGCCCGGCGTCGGCTCCCCCGACCTCGGAGGTCGGCAGCAGCACCCACGGGGAGGCCCCGAGTGCCCCCGCACGCCCGAACAGCCAGCGTCGCGCGAAGCAGCGACGTGCCCAGCGGCGCGCCACCCGGCCGCAGGGATCCGGGAACGAGCAGGACCAGCCGACGACGGACAGGGAGGACTCCCTGACCTGA
- a CDS encoding CDP-alcohol phosphatidyltransferase family protein, with translation MADYVAQGGLDSRRARARELSASAGKSNRGAPGYSRWVNRPAGRRLAIWAFLLGLTPNQVTIISGLTTLTGIVVLVVAPPTVVTGLVVAFLLALGYALDSADGQLARMRGSGSVTGEWLDHVIDCAKVATLHVAVLLCWYRFYDVPDWALLVPIAFSIQASVYFFTKILSDQLRPPKTAPPEVQQGGEGRPPVLASLLVLPLDYGLLCVTFALLGFHTLFAVAYTALALAGVLLLAAALPKWYRDLARADRARQSV, from the coding sequence ATGGCCGACTACGTGGCCCAGGGCGGGCTCGACTCCCGCCGTGCCCGGGCCCGGGAGCTCTCGGCGAGCGCGGGGAAGTCCAACCGCGGCGCCCCGGGGTACTCCCGGTGGGTCAACCGGCCGGCGGGGCGGCGGCTCGCCATCTGGGCGTTCCTGCTCGGCCTGACCCCCAACCAGGTCACGATCATCTCCGGCCTCACCACCCTGACCGGGATCGTCGTGCTCGTCGTCGCGCCCCCCACCGTGGTGACCGGGCTCGTGGTCGCGTTCCTGCTGGCCCTCGGGTACGCCCTGGACTCCGCGGACGGGCAGCTCGCCCGCATGCGCGGCAGCGGCAGCGTCACCGGCGAGTGGCTCGACCACGTCATCGACTGCGCGAAGGTGGCCACGCTGCACGTGGCCGTGCTGCTGTGCTGGTACCGGTTCTACGACGTCCCCGACTGGGCGCTGCTGGTCCCCATCGCGTTCAGCATCCAGGCCTCGGTCTACTTCTTCACCAAGATCCTCAGCGACCAGCTGCGGCCCCCGAAGACCGCGCCCCCGGAGGTGCAGCAGGGTGGTGAGGGCCGACCGCCCGTGCTGGCGTCGCTGCTCGTGCTCCCCCTGGACTACGGCCTGCTCTGCGTGACGTTCGCCCTGCTCGGGTTCCACACCCTGTTCGCCGTCGCGTACACCGCCCTTGCGCTGGCGGGCGTCCTCCTGCTCGCTGCCGCGCTGCCCAAGTGGTACCGCGACCTGGCCCGGGCCGACCGCGCCCGCCAGAGCGTCTAG
- a CDS encoding DUF1972 domain-containing protein, which produces MVRTVRILGTHGVPAAYGGFETAAENIALFLVDRGWRVVVYCQGTGTGPVVEDTWRGIERITIPQHREGWLGTSAFDLASIRHAIAFDDVHLTFGYNTGVFNILQRLKGIPNVINMDGMEWTRRRWGLAKQGILLANERCAGLFGNQLVADHPEIEKYLRTFNRARRVSMITYGAHAVTDAPTDPVLALGLEPGRYLTCICRPIPENSLLEIVTGYSAKPRGVKLVVLGNFTPETDDYHRQIVDAAGPEVVFPGAIYEPEVVQALRFHSLAYVHGHTVGGTNPSLVEAMAAGNPVIAHGNAYNRWVAGPAQRYFTDARSLSDQLDAILQKPDVLHQMHDAARARHAEEFTWEFVAGQYEAVIARLQAKRGTTGRAARRSARQTSAARGGTAPK; this is translated from the coding sequence ATGGTCAGAACGGTTCGGATCCTCGGCACCCACGGTGTGCCCGCGGCATACGGCGGTTTCGAGACCGCCGCCGAGAACATCGCCCTGTTCCTCGTGGACCGTGGCTGGCGGGTGGTCGTGTACTGCCAGGGCACCGGCACCGGACCCGTCGTCGAGGACACCTGGCGCGGCATCGAGCGAATCACCATCCCCCAGCACCGCGAGGGCTGGCTCGGCACGTCGGCCTTCGACCTGGCCTCGATCCGGCACGCGATCGCCTTCGACGACGTCCACCTGACCTTCGGCTACAACACCGGCGTCTTCAACATCCTCCAGCGGCTCAAGGGAATTCCCAACGTCATCAACATGGACGGGATGGAGTGGACCCGCCGCCGGTGGGGCCTGGCCAAGCAGGGGATCCTCCTCGCGAACGAGCGGTGCGCCGGCCTGTTCGGCAACCAGCTGGTCGCCGACCACCCCGAGATCGAGAAGTACCTGCGCACGTTCAACCGCGCGCGGCGCGTCTCGATGATCACGTATGGCGCGCACGCCGTCACCGACGCGCCCACCGACCCCGTCCTCGCCCTCGGCCTGGAGCCCGGGCGCTACCTCACCTGCATCTGCCGCCCGATCCCGGAGAACTCGCTGCTCGAGATCGTCACCGGGTACTCCGCGAAGCCGCGTGGGGTGAAGCTCGTCGTGCTCGGCAACTTCACGCCGGAGACCGACGACTACCACCGGCAGATCGTCGACGCAGCCGGCCCCGAGGTCGTCTTCCCGGGGGCGATCTACGAGCCGGAGGTCGTCCAGGCGCTGCGGTTCCACAGCCTCGCCTACGTCCACGGGCACACCGTCGGCGGCACCAACCCCTCCCTCGTCGAGGCGATGGCCGCGGGGAACCCCGTCATCGCGCACGGCAATGCGTACAACCGCTGGGTCGCGGGGCCGGCCCAGCGGTACTTCACCGACGCGCGGTCGCTGTCGGACCAGCTCGACGCGATCCTGCAGAAACCTGACGTTCTCCACCAGATGCATGACGCGGCAAGGGCCCGTCATGCTGAAGAGTTCACGTGGGAGTTCGTCGCGGGCCAGTACGAGGCCGTCATCGCACGCCTCCAGGCGAAGCGTGGGACCACGGGCAGAGCGGCCCGAAGGAGCGCCCGCCAGACGAGTGCCGCGAGGGGCGGCACCGCACCGAAGTGA